From Humidesulfovibrio mexicanus:
GGACCACAACGGTGGACGAGTCGCGCACGGTAGCCAGGATCTTTCTCTTGCTTTGCAAATTGCGGACCTCAATGGCCTGCCCCACCCCGCCATCGGCAAGGGCTTCGACCTTGACGTTCAGGCGCAGGTTCTGCCCCTCGAAAACAAGGCGCACCTTGTCGCCGCGGGCGATGACCGGCACAGGCTCGATGTCGGACATGGTGATGGCCTGGTCCACGCCGATGCTGCGGACCATGCGCCAGGGGCCGCCGGTGCCGTCCCAGGCGTTCTGGTTGTGGGCCAGGTTCTTGCGCTTGAACTGAATGTTGGCCAAGTCCACCGGCTGCAGGCGATTCAAGGGCCGCAGGGCGCAGGGCAAGGCCCTCCACACGTTGGCGAAGGCGGATGCCGCGTATCGGCGCAGCACCTTGCCGTCGCTGCCGCGCACTTCGAACAGCAGGTTGATGCGCCCGGGCTTGAGCGGACCGCCGGCGATGAGCTCAAGCCGGTCGCGTCCGTTGCCCAGAAATATCGCCGAAGGCACATGGATATCCTTTATTTCCAGCTCGCCCCCCAATTCGGCGGAGCGTTCCGTCAAATATCCGACAACACGGCGTTCGATGTCGGCTGCGGAGACAACCGACCCGCCACGCTGCACCACCAACTGGGCGGGCAAGGCGCAGGCGTCGGCCAGATCCTGCGCATGATGGCGCAGGAGCGCCAGCAGCCGCTCGCGCGAGAGCGCAGTCTGGTTCCCGGCGCGCTCCGGCGCGCTCCACAGGGGCCGCTGGGCCATCTCGCGCCAAACCTCTTGAGACATTTCTCCCTGCGGCAGGGCGATGTCGCCAAGCAGCACCTTCGGCCCCTTGGCGCAGGCCGCCTCCTTGACCTGCAGCCACCAGCCCTGGCGCATTTCCGCCGCGCGAACCTGCCCGGCGAAGGCCAGCAGGCAGGCTGCGGCCACCAGCGATGCCGCCAGGCAACGCAGCGTCCGTCGTGCACGCGCGGCGATGCGGTTGCGTTTCATGCCTGTTCCACTCCCCGGCTACCGCTTGACGTTGATGGCGGTCTGCAGCAGCCCGTCACTGGTGGTCATGGCCTTGGAGTTCACCTCGTAGGCGCGCTGGCCGATGATGAGACCAACCATTTCGTCCACCATTTCCACGTTTGATGTTTCCAGATAGCCCTGGGCCAGGGTGCCGAAGTTGGTGTCGCCGGGGGTGCCCTGGGTGGCGGAGCCGGAGCCGTCGGTCTCCACGTAGAGGTTGCGGCCCATGGCCTTAAGCCCGGACGGGTTCACGAAGTTGTAGATGGGGATGTCCGCCGAGGCGAGCTCGTTGCCGTTGGAGTCCAGCGCGGAGATGCGCCCCTTCTCGGTGATGGTCAGGGTGGTGGCGTCCGTGGGCACGGTGAATTCGGGCTGCAGCGCATAGCCGTTCGGGTTGACGATGCGGCCGTTGTTGTCGAGCTTGAAGTTGCCGGCGCGGGTGTACACGTCCTCGCCGTCCTGGTTCAGCTTGAAGAACCCCTGTCCCTCGATGGCGATGTCCAGCGTGTTGCCGGTGTTCTGGAAGCTGCCCTGGGAAAAGAACTTGTGCACGGTAACCGGCCGCACGCCCATGCCCACCTGAAAGCCCGTGGGCAGGCGGTCGCCGGACTCGTTGAGCGTGCCGGCCACGGAAAGGGTCTGGTACATCAGGTCCTCGAACTCGGCCCGGCTTTTCTTGAAGGCCGTGGTGTTCACGTTGGCCAGGTTGTTGGAAATGACGTCGATGTTGGTCTGCTGGGCGACCATGCCTGTGGCGGCTGTCCAAAGTGAGCGCATCATGTCGAGAATCCTCCTGAAAAGTGCACGGCCTAGCTTATCTGGCCGACCTTGTTGATGACGAGGGACTCCATGCTGTCCGTGGTGGTCATGAGCTTCTGGCTGATCTCGAAAGCGCGCTGGGCCTCCATCATGTTGACCATCTCGGAGACGATCTCCACGTTGGACTTCTCCAGATACCCCTGCTGCACGGCGATCTCCTCGGCCGGAATCTCCTGCGCCGGGCTGCCGGGCTGGATGCGGTAAAGATTCTTGCCCTGCTTCTCCAAAAACCTGACGTCCGAGACATCAACCAGGTCCAGTTGCGAAAGCTGCACGCCATCGGCGGTCACGCGGCCGTTGGCGTCGATCTCGATCTTGTTGTCCCGTGGCAGGGTCACGGTGGAGCCCCCATCGCCCAGCACTTCATAGCCCTGCTCGGTAATCAGCTGGCCATCCGCCCCAAGCTGGAAACTGCCGCTTCGGGTCAGCATGTCGCCATCTGGGGTGCGGACCTTGAAGTAGCCTTTGCCCACAAGCGCCAGATCCAGGGGATTTCCCGTCACCTGCAGGCCGCCCTGGCTCTGGTCGGAATACTCGTTGGAGAGCCTGGGGCGGGCCATGACGTAGGCCCTGGGCCAAATTTCCTTGTCACGCACGCTGACCCGGTCGTCCGGCAGATAGTCGTGGGCGAAGCGCTGAAAGGTGTCGTGAAAGGCGTAGGCGTCTTTTTTGAAGCCCGTTGTGTTCACGTTCGCCAGATTATTGGCGATGGTGTTGAGCCGCATCTCGTTGGACATGGCTCCGAAAAGCGCACTGTACATGCTTTCGCGCATGGGTCCCTCCTGGTCTTGCCGTAGCCATGCAAGGACTGCGCCATAAAAATCGCTCCGGCGGGCGCCCTCCCCTGCCGTCTGGCCGCCGACGTTCCGGAGCTTCCCCGGTCGGGAATTCCGCAATGGAGATAAAACTGCTTGCCCGTACCAGCTTTTTCGTTGACAAGGCCCTATGGCCCGAATAGATAGGCCGTGCGGGCGGGTGTAGCTCAATGGTAGAGTACGAGCTTCCCAAGCTCGGTGTTGCGGGTTCGATCCCCGTCACCCGCTCCAAGGCCTCAAGGATTCGACCGCCTGTACCTCGCCGGTTCCCGAGATATGGTGGGCCTTTTGGTCCACTTTTTTATTTGTGCCGGAACCGCAAGAAGAGACGGTTAGACATATGACGCACCATCCCCTGCTTGAACGGCTTGCCGGAATTGCTGCCCCGGCCCTGGAGCCCCTGGGCGTGACGCTCTGGGGCATGGAGTTCGCCTCCGCGGGCAGCCGCATGGTGGTGCGCTTATATATTGATGCCGAGGACGGAGTGAGCATTGACACCTGCGCCAAGGCCAGCCGCGCGCTGGGCGTCGTGTTCGACGCCGAGGACGTGATGCCGGGGGCCTATGTGCTGGAGGTGTCCTCTCCGGGCCTGGAACGGCGGTTCTTCAACGCCGGGCAGATGCTCCCGTATGTGGGACAGGTCGTCGATGTGCGGCTTTTCGAGCCCCAGGACGGACGCAGACACCTGCGCGGCCCGCTGGCCGCGATCGAAGGCGAGGATGTGCTGGTGGACGAGGCGGGACAGGTGACGAGGGTGGCCTTTCCGCGTGTGAAGTCGGCGCATCTTGTACACGAATTTCCCGAGCCCCGGACAAAGGCCTAGCGCCCCGGCCGGATCACCGGGCTGAAGCATTTTATGGACGGGCCGCCCCCCCAGGCCCCGTAAGGCAGGCCGCCAGTCGGCCCCAGTTGTTGCACGGACGCAGATTCTCGCGCCGGCCGTCCCGTCAGGGTCGGCTTCGGCGGCACCGGAGGGAGCGCCATGAGTTCTGAATTGAAGAAGGCCATCGACCAGATAAGCAAAGACCGCGGCATCGACCGCGATCTGCTCATCGACACGCTTGAAGAGGCCGTGCGGTCCTCCGTGGCCCGCAAATACGGCGAGCAGATGGACATCGAAGTGAATTTCAACGAGGAGCTTGGAGAGATCCAGGTGTACCAGTTCAAGGTCGTGGTCAGCGAGATCAACGACCCCGTGAGCGAAATCACCCTGGAGGAAGCGCGCGAGCACGATCCCAACATCCAGCTCGACGACGAGATGGGCTTCAAGGTCAAGATCGAGGACCTGGGACGCATCGCCGCGCAAAGCGCCAAGCAGGTCATCATCCAGCGGATGCGCGACGCCGAGCAGGAGATCATCTACGAGGAGTATCGCGACCGCAAGGGCGAGATCGTCTCCGGCATCGTGCAGCGCCGCGACCGCACCGGCTGGATCATCAACCTGGGCCGCACCGAGGCCCTCTTGCCCAAGGAAGAGCAGATCGCCAGGGAGCGCTACAAGCGCGGCGACCGCATCCAGGCATACATCATCGAGGTCCAGAAGGAGTCGCGCGGGCCGCAGATCGTGGTTTCCCGCTCGCACCCGGACTACATGGGCGCGCTCTTCGCCCGCGAGGTGCCCGAAGTCTACGACGGTACGGTCAAGATCATGGGCGTTGCGCGCGACCCTGGCCTGCGCGCCAAGGTGGCCGTCACCTCCCGCGACCGCGACGTGGACCCCGTGGGCGCCTGCGTGGGCATCCGCGGTTCGCGCATCCAGAACATCGTGCAGGAGCTCAAGGGCGAGCGCATCGACATCGTGGTCTGGAGCCCGGACATCGCCGTCTACGCCCAGAACGCCCTGTCTCCCGCAGTCATCAGCCGCATCATGGTGGACGACGAGGAAAAGACCCTCGAAGTTGTGGTGCCGGACGACCAGCTCACCCTGGCCATTGGCCGCAAGGGGCAGAACGTCAAGCTGGCCGCGCAACTGCTCGGCTGGAAGATCGACATCTTCACCGAGAGCCGTTACGGCGAACTGAATGCCGACAAAAAAGGCATGGACCAGCTGGCCAGCGTTGCCGAGGTGCCCATGGAGACCTTCATCTCCGCCGGGTTCGAGACCACGGCGCAGCTTGTCGGCGCCACCGAGGAGCAGTTGCTCACCATCTCCGGCATGACGCCCGAGAAGGTGCGCGACATGCGCGCGGCCATCAACATTCTTGGACTGGCCGCCCCCCAGGAGGCTGAAGAAACCGACAACGCCGGGGACGGCGAGTAACCGGCGATGACGACGGCCGAACTGGCCACGGGCCCTGTGCGCATGTGCTGCATTTGCAGGCAGCGTCGGGCCAAAGCCGAGCTGCTCCGGCATGTGCGGGCGGCGACCGGGGAAGGGTTTGTGCCCGACCCCAGGGGAATAATGCCCGGCAGAGGGCTGTATGTGTGCGATCAGGGCGAATGCCGCGAGAGGTTTCTCCGCTACGGGGACCGGCGGAAGAAGCGCTAACAAGGGGAACGTGAATGGTGACAAAGCTCAAGGTGAAGGACCTGGCGGCCGAACTGGGTATCGGCCAGCGGGAGATCCTGCAGCATCTGCGGGATATGGACATCCAGGTCAGAAGCTTCATGAGCACCCTGGAGGATGACGAGGCCGACCGCATCAGGCAGTCGCTTCGCGGCACTCCCGCCGCCCAGACCGAGGTCGTGCGCCGCGAGGTGCAGCCCGGCGTCATCGTGCGCCGCCGCACAGCGCGGCATGGCGCCGAGGAGCAAGCCGAAGAGCGGACCAAGCCCGAGTCCAAGCGCCAAGTAGCGCCCAAGGAGGCGGAGCTGGTCACGTCCGAGGAAGCCCCTGCGGCCGAGCCCGTGGCCGAAGAACCAGTCGAGGTCGCGACGCCCGCCACGGCATCGGCTCCCCAGGCTGCGGAGGAACAGCCCGCCGCAGAAGCCCCGCGCGAAACCGCGAAGGTGGTTCGCCGCCCGGCCGAGCCCGTGATCGACCGCCCGGCGCGCATCATCCATCGCGAAGAGCCCGCCGCAGCGAAAGCCGCCGAGGCCGCTGCCGAAACCGTGCCGCCCACGGAGCCCAGTCCCACGTCCGAAGCTCCCGTTGTGGCCCAAACGGCTGCGGAACCCGCTGCCGCTATTGAAACGCCCACGCCTGCCGAGTCTGCACCGGAAGCGCCCCAGGCCGAATCTGTTGCGGCGGAAGTCCGCCCTGTGGTCGCGGACGAAGCCGCTGCCAAGGACGCCGCAGCCGAGGCCAAGCCTGAAGCCCCGCTGGCCGAAAAGCCCCAAGCGGAGAAGGCCGAGGACCAGAAACGCAAACCCAAGCGCGAAGTTGTTGTTCCTTCCGTACCGCAGGTGCGCATCATTTCCCGGCCCGAGCCCGGCAGCACGCCCCCTGCCGCGAGCCAGAACCGGCGTCCTGAATTCTCCGCAACCCATCACGAAGGCGGCGCCCGCCCCTACACGCCCCGGCAGACTCCCGGCGGCGGCCCCGCCGGTGGCTACGGCCAACGCCGCGATGGCGCACCCGGCGGCGCACCTGGCGGAGCGCCCCGTCCTGGCGGCGGCTATGGCCAGCGTCCCGCTGGCGGCCCCGGTGGTCCCGGCGGCTACGGCCAGCGCCCCGCCGGAGGCCCCGGCGCTCCAGTCGCCCCTCCGAAGGAAGGCGACGACCGCAGCCGTCGCAAGCCTCATCGCGTTGTTGAATTCCCCGGCAGTGGCGCCAGCAGCGACGGAGACCATCGCAAGAGCGGCCCATCCACGGCCAAGAAGAAGCCCAGCTTCGCCCCTGCGCCCATCGTCTCCGAGGACGGCGACGCCCCCATGCGCCTGAAGAGCTCGCGGCACAAGAAGCGCCGCGGCGGCCAGGAGCAGCGCGAGGAGATCAAGCCGGTCGGCAAGCGCAAGATCCGCATCGACGAGCACATCCGCCTCTCGGACCTGGCGCACCAGATGGGCGTCAAAGCCCAGGCGATCATCAAGGTGCTCTTCGGCATGGGCATGATGGCCACCATCAACCAGGCCCTGGACATGGACACGGCGACCCTGCTGGCCGCCGAGTTCGGTCATGAGGTGGAGAACGTCTCCTTCGACGAACAGGAATTCCTGGCTGCGGCACCAACAGACACCCCCGAGGATATGAAGCCCCGGCCGCCCGTGGTCACCATCATGGGCCACGTGGACCATGGCAAGACCTCTTTGCTCGACGCCATCCGCAAGACCAGCATCGCCTCTGGCGAGGCAGGCGGCATCACCCAGCACATCGGCGCGTACCATGTGGCCACCAACCGGGGCGAGGTGGTGTTCCTGGACACCCCGGGCCACGAGGCCTTCACCACCATGCGCGCCCGCGGCGCCCAGGTCACGGACATCGTGGTCCTGGTGGTCGCGGCCGATGACGGCGTGATGGACCAGACCCGCGAAGCCGTGAACCACGCCAAGGCGGCGGGCGTGCCCATCGTGGTGGCGGTGAACAAAATCGACAAGGAAGGCTCCAACCCCGACCGCGTGAAACGCGAGTTGGCCGAGTTCGACCTTGTGCCCGAGGAATGGGGCGGCACCACCATCTTCGCCAACGTGTCGGCCAAACAGCGCATCGGTCTGGACGAGCTGCTGGAGATGATCCTGCTGCAGGCCGAGGTGCTGGAGCTTAAGGCCAACCCGGCCAAGCCCGCCCGCGGCCACATCGTGGAGGCCAAGCTCGACAAGGGCCGCGGCCCGCTGGGCACCGTGCTCATCCAGGAAGGCACGCTGAAAAACGGCGACGCCTTCGTCTGCGGCACAGTGCACGGCAAGGTGCGCGCCATGTTCAACGACCAGGGCCGCAAGATCAAGCAGGCCGGCCCAGCCATTCCCGTGGAGATCCAGGGCTTCGACGTTGTGCCCGAGGCCGGTGACGAGTTCGTTGTGGTGGCCGACGACAAGGTGGCCCGCAAGATCGCCGAGACCCGCGCCGCCAAGCAGCGCGAGAAGGACATGGTCGGCAAGAGCAAGCTGACCCTTGAAAGCTTCCTGGCCGCCAGCGCCACCAGCGAGGCCAAGTCCCTGAACCTCGTGCTCAAGGCCGATGTGCAGGGCTCCCTTGAGGCCATTACCGAGGCGCTCACCAAGCTCTCCACCGATGAAGTGAAAATCCAGGTGGTGCACGGCGCCACCGGCGGACTCACCGAGAGCGACATCCTGCTGGCCACCGCCAGCCAGGCCATCATCATCGGCTTCAACGTGCGGCCCACGGCCAAGGTCAAGGACATGGCCGACAGCGAGCACGTGGAGATCCGCTTCTACGACATCATCTACAAGCTCGTGGGCGAGATCAAGGACGCCATGAGCGGAATGCTCGCGCCGGACATCCAGGAGGTGTACCTGGGCCAGGCCGAGGTGCGCAACACCTTCAGCGTGCCCAAGGTGGGCACTGTGGCTGGCTGCGGCGTTGTGGACGGCAAGCTCACCAGGCAGGCCAAGGTGCGCCTGCTGCGCGACGGCGTGGTCATTTACACGGGCCAGCTCTCTTCCCTCAAGCGCTTCAAGGACGACGCCAAGGAAGTCCTGAAGGGCTACGAGTGCGGCGTTGGCCTTGAAAACTTCAACGACATCAAAATCGGCGACGTCATCGAGG
This genomic window contains:
- the infB gene encoding translation initiation factor IF-2, with translation MVTKLKVKDLAAELGIGQREILQHLRDMDIQVRSFMSTLEDDEADRIRQSLRGTPAAQTEVVRREVQPGVIVRRRTARHGAEEQAEERTKPESKRQVAPKEAELVTSEEAPAAEPVAEEPVEVATPATASAPQAAEEQPAAEAPRETAKVVRRPAEPVIDRPARIIHREEPAAAKAAEAAAETVPPTEPSPTSEAPVVAQTAAEPAAAIETPTPAESAPEAPQAESVAAEVRPVVADEAAAKDAAAEAKPEAPLAEKPQAEKAEDQKRKPKREVVVPSVPQVRIISRPEPGSTPPAASQNRRPEFSATHHEGGARPYTPRQTPGGGPAGGYGQRRDGAPGGAPGGAPRPGGGYGQRPAGGPGGPGGYGQRPAGGPGAPVAPPKEGDDRSRRKPHRVVEFPGSGASSDGDHRKSGPSTAKKKPSFAPAPIVSEDGDAPMRLKSSRHKKRRGGQEQREEIKPVGKRKIRIDEHIRLSDLAHQMGVKAQAIIKVLFGMGMMATINQALDMDTATLLAAEFGHEVENVSFDEQEFLAAAPTDTPEDMKPRPPVVTIMGHVDHGKTSLLDAIRKTSIASGEAGGITQHIGAYHVATNRGEVVFLDTPGHEAFTTMRARGAQVTDIVVLVVAADDGVMDQTREAVNHAKAAGVPIVVAVNKIDKEGSNPDRVKRELAEFDLVPEEWGGTTIFANVSAKQRIGLDELLEMILLQAEVLELKANPAKPARGHIVEAKLDKGRGPLGTVLIQEGTLKNGDAFVCGTVHGKVRAMFNDQGRKIKQAGPAIPVEIQGFDVVPEAGDEFVVVADDKVARKIAETRAAKQREKDMVGKSKLTLESFLAASATSEAKSLNLVLKADVQGSLEAITEALTKLSTDEVKIQVVHGATGGLTESDILLATASQAIIIGFNVRPTAKVKDMADSEHVEIRFYDIIYKLVGEIKDAMSGMLAPDIQEVYLGQAEVRNTFSVPKVGTVAGCGVVDGKLTRQAKVRLLRDGVVIYTGQLSSLKRFKDDAKEVLKGYECGVGLENFNDIKIGDVIEAFETKEVARTID
- the nusA gene encoding transcription termination factor NusA, with protein sequence MSSELKKAIDQISKDRGIDRDLLIDTLEEAVRSSVARKYGEQMDIEVNFNEELGEIQVYQFKVVVSEINDPVSEITLEEAREHDPNIQLDDEMGFKVKIEDLGRIAAQSAKQVIIQRMRDAEQEIIYEEYRDRKGEIVSGIVQRRDRTGWIINLGRTEALLPKEEQIARERYKRGDRIQAYIIEVQKESRGPQIVVSRSHPDYMGALFAREVPEVYDGTVKIMGVARDPGLRAKVAVTSRDRDVDPVGACVGIRGSRIQNIVQELKGERIDIVVWSPDIAVYAQNALSPAVISRIMVDDEEKTLEVVVPDDQLTLAIGRKGQNVKLAAQLLGWKIDIFTESRYGELNADKKGMDQLASVAEVPMETFISAGFETTAQLVGATEEQLLTISGMTPEKVRDMRAAINILGLAAPQEAEETDNAGDGE
- the flgG gene encoding flagellar basal-body rod protein FlgG, which encodes MMRSLWTAATGMVAQQTNIDVISNNLANVNTTAFKKSRAEFEDLMYQTLSVAGTLNESGDRLPTGFQVGMGVRPVTVHKFFSQGSFQNTGNTLDIAIEGQGFFKLNQDGEDVYTRAGNFKLDNNGRIVNPNGYALQPEFTVPTDATTLTITEKGRISALDSNGNELASADIPIYNFVNPSGLKAMGRNLYVETDGSGSATQGTPGDTNFGTLAQGYLETSNVEMVDEMVGLIIGQRAYEVNSKAMTTSDGLLQTAINVKR
- the flgA gene encoding flagellar basal body P-ring formation chaperone FlgA — its product is MKRNRIAARARRTLRCLAASLVAAACLLAFAGQVRAAEMRQGWWLQVKEAACAKGPKVLLGDIALPQGEMSQEVWREMAQRPLWSAPERAGNQTALSRERLLALLRHHAQDLADACALPAQLVVQRGGSVVSAADIERRVVGYLTERSAELGGELEIKDIHVPSAIFLGNGRDRLELIAGGPLKPGRINLLFEVRGSDGKVLRRYAASAFANVWRALPCALRPLNRLQPVDLANIQFKRKNLAHNQNAWDGTGGPWRMVRSIGVDQAITMSDIEPVPVIARGDKVRLVFEGQNLRLNVKVEALADGGVGQAIEVRNLQSKRKILATVRDSSTVVVR
- a CDS encoding ribosome maturation factor RimP, whose amino-acid sequence is MTHHPLLERLAGIAAPALEPLGVTLWGMEFASAGSRMVVRLYIDAEDGVSIDTCAKASRALGVVFDAEDVMPGAYVLEVSSPGLERRFFNAGQMLPYVGQVVDVRLFEPQDGRRHLRGPLAAIEGEDVLVDEAGQVTRVAFPRVKSAHLVHEFPEPRTKA
- a CDS encoding YlxR family protein translates to MCCICRQRRAKAELLRHVRAATGEGFVPDPRGIMPGRGLYVCDQGECRERFLRYGDRRKKR
- the flgF gene encoding flagellar basal-body rod protein FlgF yields the protein MRESMYSALFGAMSNEMRLNTIANNLANVNTTGFKKDAYAFHDTFQRFAHDYLPDDRVSVRDKEIWPRAYVMARPRLSNEYSDQSQGGLQVTGNPLDLALVGKGYFKVRTPDGDMLTRSGSFQLGADGQLITEQGYEVLGDGGSTVTLPRDNKIEIDANGRVTADGVQLSQLDLVDVSDVRFLEKQGKNLYRIQPGSPAQEIPAEEIAVQQGYLEKSNVEIVSEMVNMMEAQRAFEISQKLMTTTDSMESLVINKVGQIS